From a single Apium graveolens cultivar Ventura chromosome 2, ASM990537v1, whole genome shotgun sequence genomic region:
- the LOC141706763 gene encoding vesicle-fusing ATPase, translating into MAGRSAEMIVASTPGKDLVYTNLAYCSHSDLHRFAVPGYNSLYLALVGDFFVLSFSAHEAMPNGQIGLNAIQRRCARVSTGDKISVSRFVPPEKFDLALLTLELEFVKKGTKEEHVDAVLLAQQIRKRYSYQVMTAGQKVTIEYHGNNYVFIVNGASVEGQDKSERGMITDDTYIVFETQSSSGIKIVNQREGASSNIFKHKEFNLESLGIGGLSAEFADIFRRAFASRVFPPHVTSKLGIKHVKGMLLYGPPGTGKTLMARQIGKMLNGKDPKIVNGPEVLSKFVGETEKNVRDLFADAEQDQRTKGDQSELHVIIFDEIDAICKSRGSTRDGTGVHDSIVNQLLTKIDGVESLNNVLLIGMTNRKDLLDEALLRPGRLEVQVEISLPDENGRLQILQIHTNKMKESSFLAPDVNLQELAARTKNYSGAELEGVVKSAVSYALNRQLNLEDLSKPVDEENIKVTMEDFLNALHEIIPAFGASTDDLERCRLNSIVECGGRHEHIFKRTMLLAEQVKVSRGSPLVTCLLEGPSGSGKTAMSATVGIGSDFPYVKIVSAETMIGLSESTKCAQIVKVFEDAYRSPLSIIILDDIERLLEYVAIGPRFSNLISQTLLVLLKRLPPKGKKILVIGTTSELNFLDSVGLQDAFSVTYNVPTLKTEDAKKVLEHLNVFAEEDVDSAAEALNDMPIKKIYMVIEMAAQGEQGGGAEAIYSGKEKIKLLHFFDCLQDVVRY; encoded by the exons ATGGCGGGGAGATCGGCGGAGATGATCGTCGCGAGCACACCAGGCAAAGATCTAGTTTACACTAACTTAGCGTATTGTTCGCACTCAGATCTTCATCGTTTCGCTGTTCCTGGATATAATTCTCTCTATCTCGCTCTCGTTGGTGATTTTTTCGTGCTCTCTTTCTC TGCTCATGAGGCTATGCCCAATGGCCAAATTGGACTCAATGCAATCCAACGTCGTTGTGCCAGAGTTTCTACCGGAGACAAGATATCTGTCAGCAG ATTTGTTCCACCTGAAAAATTTGACCTTGCTCTGCTTACTCTAGAATTGGAGTTCGTGAAAAAAGGGACTAAAGAAGAACAT GTTGATGCTGTTTTATTGGCTCAACAGATCAGAAAGAGATACAGTTACCAG GTTATGACAGCAGGACAAAAAGTAACAATCGAATATCACGGAAATAATTACGTTTTCATTGTCAATGGCGCTAGCGTAGAGGGGCAAGACAAATCAGAGAGAGGGATGATCACAGATGACACATACATTGTGTTTGAAACACAAAGCTCTAGTGGAATTAAG ATTGTAAACCAGCGTGAAGGTGCTAGCAGCAACATTTTCAAGCACAAAGAATTTAACCTTGAGTCTTTAGGTATAGGTGGATTAAGTGCAGAGTTTGCAGATATATTTCGAAGGGCATTTGCCTCGAGGGTTTTCCCTCCACATGTGACTTCAAA GCTTGGCATCAAGCATGTCAAGGGAATGCTGCTCTACGGGCCTCCTGGTACTGGAAAGACTTTAATGGCTCGTCAAATAGGAAAGATGTTAAATGGAAAGGACCCAAAG ATTGTCAATGGGCCTGAAGTTTTGAGTAAGTTTGTTGGAGAGACAGAAAAGAATGTAAGGGATCTATTTGCTGATGCGGAACAAGATCAAAGAACaaaag GGGATCAGAGTGAATTACATGTCATCATCTTCGATGAAATTGATGCTATTTGCAAG TCCAGAGGTTCCACTAGGGATGGTACTGGAGTTCATGATAGTATCGTCAACCAACTTCTTACAAAG ATAGACGGGGTTGAGTCTCTAAACAATGTTCTGCTCATTGGGATGACCAACAGGAAGGATCTGCTTGATGAAGCACTTCTAAG GCCTGGACGTTTAGAAGTCCAAGTGGAGATTAGCCTTCCAGACGAGAATGGCCGTTTACAAATCCTTCAAATTCATACAAACAAAATGAAGGAGAGTTCTTTTCTTGCTCCAGATGTAAACTTGCAAGAGCTTG CTGCTCGGACGAAAAATTATAGTGGAGCAGAACTAGAAGGTGTCGTAAAAAGTGCTGTATCCTATGCTTTAAATCGGCAGCTAAATCTGGAAGATCTTTCTAAACCTGTGGATGAGGAGAACATAAAGGTCACAATGGAAGATTTTCTTAATGCTCTCCATGAAATTATTCCTGCATTTGGAGCATCTACGGATGATCTTGAACGTTGCAG ACTCAATAGTATTGTGGAGTGTGGCGGGCGACATGAGCACATATTCAAAAGAACTATGCTATTAGCAGAGCAAGTCAAAGTTAGCAGAGGGAGTCCACTGGTTACATGTTTATTGGAAGGCCCAAGCGGCAG TGGCAAGACTGCAATGTCAGCTACTGTTGGTATTGGCAGTGATTTCCCCTACGTCAAGATA GTTTCAGCTGAAACAATGATCGGTCTCAGTGAAAGCACTAAATGCGCCCAGATCGTTAAG GTATTCGAGGACGCCTATAGGTCACCACTAAGCATTATCATCCTAGATGATATTGAAAG ACTTCTGGAATATGTTGCAATTGGACCACGGTTTTCAAATTTGATTTCTCAGACATTATTGGTCCTGCTTAAACGGCTTCCTCCCAAG GGGAAGAAAATTCTGGTCATTGGAACTACAAGCGAGTTAAACTTTTTGGATTCTGTTGGTCTTCAAGATGCTTTTTCGGTCACATACAATGTCCCAACTCTAAAAACAGAAGATGCGAAAAAG GTGTTGGAGCATCTTAATGTTTTTGCGGAGGAAGATGTTGATTCTGCTGCAGAGGCTCTGAATGAT ATGCCGATCAAGAAGATCTACATGGTGATTGAAATGGCTGCTCAAGGGGAACAAGGCGGAGGAGCAGAAGCCATTTACTCGGGGAAGGAAAAGATCAAACTTCTACATTTCTTTGACTGTCTACAAGATGTTGTCCGGTATTAA